GCATCAGCGCGGCGCTGTTCAGCGGCGATATCCGTTCCCTGACTGCGGATGAGATCGAGGAAGGCTTTAAGGAAATGCCGACCTTCACAGCAGGCAAAGAGACGAAGAACATTGTAGACTGGCTGGTGGAACTCGGCATTGAGCCGTCCAAACGCCAGGCGCGTGAGGATATCACCAAAGGCGCAATCTCGATCAACGGCGAGCGCGTAAATGAGCTGGAGACAGAGATTACAGCCGGGGACGCCATCGGCGGCAAGTTCATCATCGTCCGCAAGGGCAAGAAGAACTACAGCCTGGTGAAGCTGGTTTAGGCGCAAGCTGACGGGGAAATTCCCGGAAGGGTTCGTACAATTCGCCGGATGTCGAGCCAGAACTAGAGTGGTATTAGACTGGAACGAGGCTGAGGGTGAACTGGAACGAGGTTGATGGTGGCTAGAGTGAAATGGATGAGTTAGAGTGAGCAGATGAGTGAGATTTGGCTAGTTGAGCTAGGGTGAGAATGGTGTTAACTAACTAATGTGATTGGGCTATCCCGCTGTCAGCAGTGACGGGGATAGCCTTTTTTGGTGGTCGCGGGATGTAGGCTGCCGGGTGGTAGGGCGGCTCCCTATCAGTCGGGCGAGCCAAGCTTCAAGCCAGATAGAATATAACGCCTTTGCCGGAAGCAGCAGCCGTGCTGTAGAATTGCCGGATGTCTGTGAAGAACTGGAGCAGGTAGGCGAAGAATTCGTCCGCGTCATCGTCAGACACCGAATCAGGGTCCAGCGGGTAGACCTCCTCCTCAGCCATGGTCTGGAAATCGTACCGCTGGCGCAACTCTGCCTCATCCAGCCCGGAGATCGCCGCAAGCGCTTCAGCCACTTGTTCGGCGCGCAGGGCGAAGGCTCCGTAGCTGCCGAACTCAAGGCCCTGATCCGAGTGCAGCGGAACCACATAACCCAGCGGGGCCGGCCCGTCCGATATATCTCCGCAGAGCAGGTAGTGAATCGCTTCCCAGGACCGGTCGATGTCCAGCCCGGGGTATGCGTTCA
This region of Paenibacillus sp. FSL K6-1096 genomic DNA includes:
- a CDS encoding YfbM family protein encodes the protein MAIRGHYFAAEDELVEQIAAGSIKLESLDVNAYPGLDIDRSWEAIHYLLCGDISDGPAPLGYVVPLHSDQGLEFGSYGAFALRAEQVAEALAAISGLDEAELRQRYDFQTMAEEEVYPLDPDSVSDDDADEFFAYLLQFFTDIRQFYSTAAASGKGVIFYLA